The following proteins are co-located in the Patescibacteria group bacterium genome:
- a CDS encoding DUF5659 domain-containing protein, producing MITQKDKFLTFDLGLASALTTLGYELWEIDKTNPRKAQFIFKRNKDIDIAVNDYWNNNLMVNARSIVDNQKMIKNRLYSQ from the coding sequence ATGATTACGCAAAAAGATAAATTTTTAACATTTGATTTAGGCCTGGCATCTGCTTTGACCACTTTAGGTTATGAACTTTGGGAGATTGATAAAACAAATCCTAGAAAAGCCCAGTTTATTTTTAAAAGAAATAAAGATATCGATATAGCAGTTAATGATTATTGGAACAATAATTTAATGGTAAATGCCAGATCAATTGTAGATAATCAGAAAATGATAAAGAACCGATTGTATAGCCAATAA